The following DNA comes from Vibrio gigantis.
GCATTGAGATCAGAGACTAATGGAGAAACCTCTTTCGGATAGTTATCGCTTAACCCTTGTTGTTCGCCATTCCTCAACATCACCAGTTCACGCTGCATCTTACTGAGCGGTAATAGCGACCAACTGACTTGAATCCCAATCAACATAAGGACACCAACAAACAACAGCATGAGAATCAACCAAACTTGACCAGTCAGTTCAGTCAGTGTGGATTCTATCGGATCTTCATCAATACCAATGGTGATCGTGACAGGGTCGCTCAATTCTGGCAGATAGATATCTTGCTCGATGTAGATCAGTTTTTCTTTCTCGGGCCCTTTGACGGATGTGTGAATCGGTGAACGCTTAATGGTGAGGTCTTTGTCCCATAGGGAACGAGAACGAATGATTTGATCTTGGGTAGCGGCACGCCAATAAATACCACTGTAGGGTTGGTTGAACCTAGGATCAGACAGGCGTTCTGCCATGATTAGGTTACCACTGTCATTGGTTTCGATATTGGCTGTCAGCTCGTCCATGGTCAGGGAAAGCTGCTGCTTCATGTCATCGACTAAGTAGTCGTTTACCAGCTTTGGTATCCCGACACCTGCCGCCAATATCATCGCACCTAGCCAAAAAGCCGCGGCGAGGAGCAAACGGCTTTTTAAACTAATGTTTTTAAGAGTTCGTTTCTTTAGATTCATGCATTTCCAGCCTGCCTTTGCCCATCGTTATTTGATTGTATTTCGATGATCAGTACAGGCTGTCCACTTAATGGGTGAGTGTGC
Coding sequences within:
- a CDS encoding ATP-binding protein, which codes for MNLKKRTLKNISLKSRLLLAAAFWLGAMILAAGVGIPKLVNDYLVDDMKQQLSLTMDELTANIETNDSGNLIMAERLSDPRFNQPYSGIYWRAATQDQIIRSRSLWDKDLTIKRSPIHTSVKGPEKEKLIYIEQDIYLPELSDPVTITIGIDEDPIESTLTELTGQVWLILMLLFVGVLMLIGIQVSWSLLPLSKMQRELVMLRNGEQQGLSDNYPKEVSPLVSDLNALLFHYQELLERARNHAGNLSHALKTPLSVLKNEIERLPDEDKALLQQPIYQIQNQIDYHLGRARMAGAMNILSVKASPCERVEAISMAFDKVYAANEVTMINELDSEIEVAVEKTDLDEMVGNLLENSYKWATSIIRVHSNKVNEGQIKLIIEDDGPGIPEEKMSQVVKRGVRLDETTPGTGLGLNIVNEMAHSYRGQLTLENSSMGGLKATLVLQLSQS